One genomic window of Vulgatibacter sp. includes the following:
- a CDS encoding alpha/beta fold hydrolase: MTFDLAPHRSEYPWTGKHLDVGGGVRLHYLDEGSGEPVVMLHGNPTWSFYFRHLVRALAPTHRVIVPDHVGCGLSDKPGDDRYDYTLERRARDIGALLDRLEPERKITLVLHDWGGMIGLVWAMRHLERIERIVVLNTAGFGLPEGRILPWQIGIIRHLPQVLTGAVRGFNAFARGAAALCSTVPGRMTPAVKAAYLAPYDSWQNRIAVQRFVEDIPLQPGDKSWELVAAVKNDLPRLAGIPVLICWGAKDFCFDDHFLAEWKKRVPHADVHYFEDAGHYVLEDAHERIVPLVRSFVGVGA; encoded by the coding sequence ATGACCTTCGACCTCGCCCCGCATCGCAGCGAATATCCCTGGACCGGCAAGCACCTCGACGTCGGCGGCGGCGTGCGCCTCCACTACCTCGACGAAGGGAGCGGCGAGCCGGTGGTGATGCTCCACGGCAATCCCACCTGGTCCTTCTACTTCCGCCACCTGGTGCGGGCGCTCGCGCCGACCCACCGGGTGATCGTGCCGGATCACGTGGGCTGCGGCCTCTCCGACAAGCCCGGCGACGATCGCTACGACTACACCCTGGAGCGCCGCGCTCGGGACATCGGCGCCCTCCTCGATCGGCTGGAGCCCGAGCGGAAGATCACCCTCGTGCTCCACGACTGGGGCGGGATGATCGGCCTGGTCTGGGCGATGCGGCACCTCGAGCGGATCGAGCGGATCGTGGTGCTCAACACCGCCGGTTTCGGTCTGCCCGAGGGGCGGATCCTCCCCTGGCAGATCGGGATCATCCGCCACCTGCCCCAGGTGCTCACCGGCGCGGTGCGCGGCTTCAACGCCTTCGCCCGCGGCGCAGCGGCGCTCTGCTCCACCGTGCCCGGCAGGATGACGCCGGCGGTGAAGGCCGCCTACCTGGCGCCCTACGACAGCTGGCAGAACCGCATCGCGGTGCAGCGCTTCGTCGAGGACATCCCCCTGCAGCCCGGTGACAAGAGCTGGGAGCTGGTCGCGGCGGTGAAGAACGACCTGCCCCGGCTCGCCGGCATCCCGGTGTTGATCTGCTGGGGCGCGAAGGATTTCTGCTTCGACGACCACTTCCTCGCGGAGTGGAAGAAGCGCGTGCCCCATGCCGACGTCCACTACTTCGAGGACGCGGGCCACTACGTGCTCGAGGACGCCCACGAGCGGATCGTGCCGCTGGTGCGCTCCTTCGTCGGGGTCGGGGCGTGA
- a CDS encoding 3-oxoacyl-ACP synthase III, with translation MRWSRVHVEAIGYELPEEKVRSTDLEARLAPLYESLRLQPGQLEALTGIRERRVWPAGTRMSDVAAKAARKALADAALDPHDLGAVVYAGVCKDDLEPATACAVAAALGTSPDAWVFDVANACLGVLNGMVEIANRIELGQIHAGLVVSAESSRHIVDQTIDRLLAAPSLEELRSCLATLTGGSGAVAVLLTDASLAKKRHRLLGGAALSAPAHHGLCRWGPPAGLLGEMPSVANTDASAILTHGVDLGKRTFARFLGALDWQGADIDKVICHQVGGGNRKAILGTLGIDERRDFSTFPTLGNMGTVALPATAAIADQVGFLRAGDRVGFLGIGSGLNCLMLGVQW, from the coding sequence ATGCGCTGGTCCCGGGTCCACGTCGAGGCGATCGGCTACGAGCTCCCCGAGGAGAAGGTGCGCTCCACCGATCTCGAGGCGCGCCTCGCGCCGCTCTACGAGAGCTTGCGCCTGCAGCCCGGGCAGCTCGAGGCCCTCACCGGGATCCGGGAGCGCCGCGTCTGGCCGGCGGGCACCCGGATGTCCGACGTCGCGGCGAAGGCAGCACGCAAGGCCCTCGCCGACGCGGCCCTCGACCCGCACGATCTCGGCGCGGTGGTCTACGCAGGCGTCTGCAAGGACGACCTCGAGCCCGCCACCGCCTGCGCCGTCGCGGCGGCGCTGGGCACCAGCCCCGACGCCTGGGTCTTCGACGTGGCCAACGCCTGCCTGGGCGTCCTCAACGGCATGGTGGAGATCGCCAATCGGATCGAGCTCGGCCAGATTCACGCCGGCCTCGTGGTCTCGGCGGAGAGCTCCCGCCACATCGTCGACCAGACCATCGACCGGCTGCTGGCGGCGCCCTCCCTCGAGGAGCTGCGCAGCTGCCTCGCCACGCTGACTGGCGGCTCCGGCGCCGTCGCGGTGCTGCTCACCGACGCCTCGCTGGCGAAGAAGCGCCACCGCCTCCTCGGCGGCGCCGCCCTCTCCGCTCCGGCCCACCACGGCCTCTGCCGCTGGGGCCCGCCGGCGGGCCTGCTCGGCGAGATGCCCTCGGTGGCCAACACCGACGCCTCGGCGATCCTCACCCACGGCGTCGATCTCGGAAAGCGCACCTTCGCCCGCTTCCTGGGCGCACTCGACTGGCAGGGCGCCGACATCGACAAGGTGATCTGCCACCAGGTCGGCGGCGGCAACCGCAAGGCGATCCTCGGCACCCTGGGGATCGACGAGCGCCGCGACTTCTCCACCTTCCCGACCCTCGGCAACATGGGCACGGTGGCGCTCCCCGCCACCGCCGCCATCGCGGATCAGGTGGGCTTCCTCCGGGCGGGCGACCGCGTCGGCTTTCTCGGCATCGGCAGCGGCCTCAACTGCCTGATGCTCGGTGTGCAGTGGTGA
- a CDS encoding beta-ketoacyl synthase N-terminal-like domain-containing protein, with product MKPFAIAICAAACRFPAAPDLEGLWDLVVARKSAVREVPKGRWPVDPAAMHVGKLGVPDRAASLRGCFLDPVALDPALRIPGLDPDRLDEVHRLALQVGAEAWRGAKTDGLDKARVGVILANIALPTERLSAQTRALLGDDFARRATGTEAHFTPAGAKPAAIERHTLALPAALLGQALGLGGGTTTLDAACASSLYAIQLACMELEAGRADAMLAGGVCRPQSIYTQVGFSQLQALSPSGRCAPFDQSADGLVVGEGAGLFVLKRLEDAEAQGDTILGVIRAVGLSNDRGGSLLSPESEGQLRAMRAAWDAAGWAPGDVDLVECHGTGTPRGDAVELSSLVELLGDSDAAFGSVKANVGHTLTAAGAAALCKVLLALRHQTLPPATNAAAASARAHGNLRLLEAPAAWEAKERPRRAAVSAFGFGGINAHLLVEEHRPTQRATQRAAPQPVPVAIVGIGAHVGRLAGKRRFREALLRGESVLDARPASRWHGVEGEPLPGAWLESLEVPVGRYKVPPREIPALLPQQLLALETAREAAADAKALGEKSRTGAVVGLGLDPDTSSFHLRWTLRQSAKCWAEEAGHPLDDAALDAWVEELLPALGPALDAPRVLGALGGVVAGRIGRELSLGGPSFAIAGAEGAGLRALEAAVRLLQRGEVDAMIVGAVDLAGDLRAVRATDELRRYSRSGSTRPFDESGDGPTVGEGAIALVVKRLDDAARDGNRIYAVVRGLGSATDYEQALSAAWAESGIDPARATLLAAHGSGDPEEDHTEAAALHRFFPAGDEKRCAITSTRGVLGDTGAAAGLASVAHAALALFHEVLPPLAGIHTPRKGLPWDEGPFHLPRDPQPWLRDRAEGARVAGVSSVGLDGICQHLVLEGFEHAPEAFRDERALPLGERAASLFVVQGRDEAELAARIADLRRRATGALEPLAAAWWREHGVQPGLATRAFVAGDRDELLRALERPTVARPIEGRIAFVYPGSGNHYVGMGRALGLAFPEPIRALDRTTGQLRKQAMQAFYAPWRCDWGEGAEADAARRLAGEPARMMLGQVGHGITTSAVLRHLGVHPQAAIGYSLGESAALFSVGAWTDRDGMFERTLATPLFTEELAGSYEAARRAYGEAGWHVAVVNRAAPEVRASLRGAAALLIVNAPGECVIGGSRADVEATIAALGCEALPLEGVPTVHCELARDAAQAYHALHVQPTQVPDGVTVYSCGDAAPYVPTPGACADSILQNALHGFDFPAVIERAWNDGVRIFVEAGPQGSCTRMIGRILAGREHLAVSVCQRGVDPARSVLQALAKLAEAGVPIDLAPLYGVEGGIEVAAPERPAATVRVVVGRESAPLPLPLPPWRRSVVEKKAPDYQAPAPAAAPAPAAATADRLRAAQGLLAQAAQTAAAHGRFLEHAAGSFALQQQAIAQRTQLLARLGGATVAPAPTPMQATPVAPSHTAAPMQPNAAAPNHAVTFEAPRSLDRDACMEYAIGSIAKVLGPRFAEVDGYPTRVRLPDEPLMLVDRITAIAGTPGRIGPGRVVTEHDVHEGAWYLDGGRAPVCISVEAGQADLFLSGYLGIDLLTKGERVYRLLDAQVIFHRDLPKAGERIRYDIRIDRFIRQGDTHLFFFAFDGTIDGEPLITMRSGCAGFFSPAQLASGKGIIGDLPKDDAPPRAGSKPFAPLLPVARESYGDAEVEALRRGDLAAAFGPAFAGIDLAESLRLPGGRMALVDRIVELDPAGGRYGKGRITGEADIAPDDWFLTCHFSDDPVMPGTLMYECCLHTLRVYLLRLGWVFDAADAPADLHVAPLPGNTSKLRCRGQVTPTTRRVRYRVDIREIGYGPEPYVLADASMFVDDLHAIEMEGMSLRYAGATAAPIEARWREERHPTFGRDHVRAFAGGKPSAAFGDRYARFDGGMRMARLPRAPFSFVDEIRATAGRRWELKAGAAAEGRFAVVPDAWYFGAGRSGEMPYAVLLEVALQPCGWLAAYLGAALKSENELFFRNLEGSATQHRPVLPDEGELVTTCTLDSVSEAGGMILLQYRFATVGERGPVIEGTTRFGFFPERSLEKQAGLGVDGASLERPTAAPVELPREAPLQPHEAGVTGDPDQLRTSWPAPALGLPAGAWQMLDRVALQHEGGPDGLGLAAGLLDVDPQAWFFHAHFFQDPVMPGSLGVEAFLQLLQRWLLGRFPEKAATHRVASANGAPHRWIYRGQVRPKDRTVEVIVHPTAITQGETPTVKADGWLLCDGQVIYSMRDFSLQLVPKDAR from the coding sequence TTGAAGCCTTTTGCGATCGCGATCTGCGCGGCGGCCTGCCGCTTCCCCGCCGCCCCCGATCTCGAGGGGCTCTGGGATCTGGTGGTCGCCAGGAAGAGCGCCGTGCGCGAGGTGCCGAAGGGCCGCTGGCCGGTGGATCCCGCGGCGATGCACGTCGGCAAACTCGGCGTCCCCGACCGCGCCGCGTCGCTGCGCGGCTGCTTCCTCGATCCGGTGGCGCTCGATCCGGCGCTGCGCATCCCCGGCCTCGATCCCGACCGCCTCGACGAGGTCCACCGCCTCGCGCTCCAGGTGGGCGCGGAGGCGTGGCGCGGCGCAAAGACCGACGGTCTCGACAAGGCCCGCGTCGGCGTGATCCTCGCCAACATCGCCCTGCCCACCGAGCGCCTCTCGGCGCAGACCCGCGCCCTGCTCGGCGACGACTTCGCCAGGCGCGCCACCGGCACCGAGGCGCATTTCACGCCGGCAGGCGCGAAGCCTGCGGCAATCGAGCGCCACACCCTCGCCCTCCCCGCAGCGCTCCTCGGGCAGGCGCTCGGCCTCGGCGGCGGCACCACCACCCTCGACGCCGCGTGCGCCTCCTCGCTCTACGCGATCCAGCTCGCCTGCATGGAGCTCGAAGCGGGCCGCGCCGACGCGATGCTCGCCGGCGGCGTCTGCCGCCCCCAGTCGATCTACACCCAGGTCGGCTTCAGCCAGCTCCAGGCCCTCTCGCCCAGCGGCCGCTGCGCCCCCTTCGACCAGAGCGCCGACGGCCTCGTGGTCGGCGAAGGCGCGGGCCTCTTCGTGCTCAAGCGCCTCGAGGATGCGGAGGCGCAGGGCGACACCATCCTCGGCGTGATCCGGGCGGTGGGCCTCTCCAACGATCGCGGCGGCTCGCTCCTCTCACCAGAGAGCGAGGGGCAGCTCCGCGCCATGCGCGCCGCGTGGGATGCGGCGGGCTGGGCCCCGGGCGACGTCGACCTGGTGGAATGCCACGGCACCGGCACGCCCCGCGGCGACGCGGTGGAGCTTTCGAGCCTCGTGGAGCTGCTCGGCGACAGCGACGCCGCCTTCGGATCGGTGAAGGCCAACGTCGGCCACACCCTCACCGCCGCAGGCGCAGCGGCGCTCTGCAAGGTGCTCCTCGCCCTGCGCCACCAGACGCTTCCCCCCGCCACCAACGCCGCAGCAGCGAGCGCCCGCGCGCACGGAAACCTGCGCCTCCTCGAGGCGCCCGCAGCCTGGGAGGCGAAGGAGCGGCCCCGCCGCGCTGCGGTGAGCGCCTTCGGCTTCGGCGGAATCAACGCCCACCTCCTCGTCGAGGAGCACCGGCCCACGCAGCGCGCCACGCAGCGCGCCGCACCGCAGCCCGTGCCGGTGGCGATCGTCGGCATCGGCGCCCACGTGGGCAGGCTCGCGGGCAAGCGGCGCTTTCGCGAAGCGCTCCTCCGCGGCGAGAGCGTGCTCGACGCCCGTCCCGCCTCCCGCTGGCATGGCGTGGAAGGCGAGCCGCTCCCGGGCGCCTGGCTCGAAAGCCTCGAGGTCCCGGTCGGCAGGTACAAGGTGCCGCCCCGGGAGATCCCCGCGCTCCTGCCGCAGCAGCTCCTCGCGCTCGAGACCGCCCGCGAAGCGGCGGCGGACGCGAAGGCCCTCGGCGAGAAGAGCCGCACCGGCGCCGTGGTGGGCCTCGGCCTCGATCCCGACACCAGCTCGTTCCACCTGCGCTGGACGCTGCGCCAGAGCGCGAAGTGTTGGGCGGAGGAGGCGGGCCACCCGCTCGACGACGCGGCCCTCGACGCCTGGGTGGAGGAATTGTTGCCGGCCCTCGGCCCCGCGTTGGACGCCCCCCGCGTCCTCGGCGCCCTCGGCGGCGTGGTGGCGGGGCGGATCGGCAGGGAGCTCTCCCTCGGCGGCCCGAGCTTCGCCATCGCCGGCGCGGAAGGCGCCGGACTCCGCGCCCTCGAGGCGGCGGTGCGCCTGCTCCAGCGCGGCGAGGTCGACGCGATGATCGTCGGCGCGGTGGATCTCGCCGGCGATCTGCGCGCGGTCCGCGCCACCGACGAGCTGCGCCGCTACAGCCGCAGCGGCAGCACCCGCCCCTTCGACGAGAGCGGCGACGGCCCCACCGTCGGCGAGGGCGCGATCGCCCTGGTGGTGAAGCGCCTCGACGACGCAGCCCGCGACGGCAACCGGATCTACGCGGTGGTCCGCGGCCTCGGCAGCGCCACCGACTACGAACAGGCCCTGTCCGCTGCCTGGGCGGAGAGCGGGATCGATCCCGCCAGGGCGACGCTCCTCGCTGCCCACGGCAGCGGCGATCCCGAAGAGGATCACACCGAGGCAGCGGCGCTCCACCGCTTCTTCCCGGCAGGTGACGAGAAACGCTGCGCCATCACCTCCACCCGCGGCGTCCTCGGCGACACCGGCGCCGCAGCGGGCCTGGCCTCGGTGGCCCACGCGGCCCTCGCCCTCTTCCACGAGGTGCTGCCGCCGCTCGCCGGGATCCACACGCCCCGGAAGGGCCTGCCCTGGGACGAGGGCCCCTTCCACCTGCCGCGGGATCCGCAGCCCTGGCTGCGCGACCGCGCCGAGGGAGCCCGGGTCGCCGGCGTCTCCTCCGTCGGCCTCGACGGCATCTGCCAGCACCTCGTCCTCGAGGGCTTCGAGCACGCCCCCGAGGCCTTCCGCGACGAGCGGGCGCTGCCGCTGGGCGAGCGCGCCGCCTCGCTCTTCGTGGTGCAGGGACGCGACGAGGCGGAGCTCGCCGCGCGCATCGCCGATCTGCGCCGCCGCGCCACGGGCGCCCTCGAGCCGCTCGCCGCAGCGTGGTGGCGGGAGCACGGCGTGCAGCCCGGCCTCGCCACCCGCGCCTTCGTGGCGGGGGATCGCGACGAGCTCCTGCGCGCCCTCGAGCGTCCGACGGTGGCCAGGCCGATCGAGGGACGGATCGCCTTCGTCTACCCCGGCTCCGGCAACCATTACGTCGGCATGGGCCGCGCCCTCGGCCTCGCCTTCCCCGAGCCGATCCGCGCCCTCGATCGCACCACCGGCCAGCTGCGCAAGCAGGCGATGCAGGCCTTCTACGCGCCGTGGCGCTGCGACTGGGGCGAAGGCGCCGAGGCCGACGCGGCGCGGCGTCTCGCCGGCGAGCCGGCCCGGATGATGCTCGGCCAGGTGGGCCACGGCATCACCACCAGCGCGGTGCTCCGCCACCTCGGCGTGCACCCGCAGGCGGCGATCGGCTACAGCCTCGGCGAGTCCGCGGCGCTCTTCTCGGTGGGTGCGTGGACCGACCGCGACGGCATGTTCGAGCGCACGCTCGCGACGCCGCTCTTCACCGAGGAGCTCGCCGGCAGCTACGAGGCGGCGCGCCGCGCCTACGGCGAAGCGGGCTGGCACGTGGCGGTGGTGAACCGCGCCGCGCCGGAGGTGCGCGCGTCGCTCCGCGGCGCGGCGGCGCTCCTCATCGTCAACGCGCCGGGTGAGTGTGTGATCGGCGGCAGCCGCGCCGACGTCGAGGCCACCATCGCGGCGCTGGGCTGCGAGGCCCTGCCGCTCGAGGGTGTGCCCACCGTCCATTGCGAGCTGGCGCGCGACGCGGCGCAGGCCTACCACGCGCTCCACGTGCAGCCGACGCAGGTGCCCGACGGTGTCACCGTCTACTCCTGTGGCGACGCTGCGCCCTACGTGCCCACGCCTGGCGCCTGCGCCGACTCGATCCTGCAGAACGCGCTCCATGGCTTCGATTTCCCCGCGGTGATCGAGCGGGCCTGGAACGACGGCGTGCGGATCTTCGTGGAGGCGGGGCCGCAGGGCTCCTGCACCCGGATGATCGGCCGCATCCTCGCGGGGCGCGAGCACCTCGCGGTGAGCGTCTGCCAGCGCGGCGTCGATCCGGCGCGGAGCGTGCTGCAGGCGCTGGCAAAGCTGGCGGAGGCAGGTGTCCCGATCGATCTCGCGCCGCTCTATGGGGTGGAGGGCGGGATCGAAGTCGCGGCGCCGGAGCGGCCCGCGGCGACGGTGCGGGTGGTGGTGGGGCGGGAGTCCGCGCCGCTGCCGCTGCCGCTGCCGCCCTGGAGGAGGAGCGTGGTGGAGAAGAAGGCCCCCGATTACCAGGCGCCCGCGCCCGCCGCGGCACCGGCGCCCGCCGCAGCAACGGCCGACCGCCTCCGCGCGGCGCAGGGTCTGCTCGCACAGGCCGCGCAGACCGCTGCAGCCCACGGCCGCTTCCTCGAGCACGCCGCAGGCTCCTTCGCGCTGCAGCAGCAGGCGATCGCCCAGCGCACGCAGCTGCTGGCCCGGCTCGGCGGCGCCACGGTCGCGCCGGCACCGACGCCGATGCAGGCGACCCCCGTCGCGCCCAGCCACACGGCCGCCCCGATGCAGCCCAACGCCGCGGCGCCCAACCACGCGGTCACGTTCGAAGCCCCCCGCAGCCTCGACCGCGACGCCTGCATGGAATACGCGATCGGCTCGATCGCGAAGGTCCTCGGCCCCCGCTTCGCCGAGGTCGACGGCTACCCCACCCGCGTGCGCCTCCCCGACGAGCCGCTGATGCTCGTCGACCGGATCACCGCCATCGCGGGAACGCCCGGCAGGATCGGCCCCGGCCGCGTCGTCACCGAACACGACGTGCACGAAGGCGCCTGGTACCTCGACGGCGGCCGCGCCCCGGTCTGCATCAGCGTCGAGGCAGGCCAGGCCGATCTCTTCCTCTCCGGCTACCTCGGCATCGATCTCCTCACGAAGGGCGAGCGCGTCTACCGCCTCCTCGACGCGCAGGTGATCTTCCACCGCGATCTCCCGAAGGCCGGCGAGCGGATCCGCTACGACATCCGCATCGATCGCTTCATCCGCCAGGGCGACACCCACCTCTTCTTCTTCGCCTTCGACGGCACCATCGACGGCGAGCCGCTCATCACCATGCGGAGCGGCTGCGCCGGCTTCTTCAGCCCGGCGCAGCTCGCCTCGGGCAAGGGGATCATCGGCGACCTGCCGAAGGACGACGCCCCGCCCCGTGCCGGCAGCAAGCCCTTCGCGCCGCTCCTCCCCGTGGCGCGGGAGAGCTACGGCGACGCCGAGGTGGAGGCGCTCCGCCGCGGCGATCTCGCGGCGGCCTTCGGCCCCGCCTTCGCCGGCATCGACCTCGCCGAATCGCTCCGCCTGCCCGGCGGGCGGATGGCGCTGGTCGATCGCATCGTCGAGCTCGATCCGGCAGGCGGCCGCTACGGCAAGGGGCGGATCACCGGCGAGGCCGACATCGCCCCGGACGATTGGTTCCTCACCTGCCACTTCTCCGACGATCCGGTGATGCCGGGCACGCTGATGTACGAGTGCTGCCTGCACACGCTCCGTGTCTACCTGCTCCGCCTCGGCTGGGTCTTCGACGCGGCGGACGCCCCGGCGGATCTGCACGTCGCGCCCTTGCCCGGCAACACCAGCAAGCTGCGCTGCCGCGGCCAGGTGACGCCGACCACGAGGCGGGTGCGCTACCGCGTCGACATCCGCGAGATCGGCTACGGCCCCGAGCCCTACGTCCTCGCGGACGCCTCGATGTTCGTCGACGACCTCCACGCCATCGAGATGGAGGGGATGAGCCTGCGCTACGCCGGCGCCACCGCCGCGCCGATCGAGGCGCGCTGGCGCGAGGAGCGCCACCCGACCTTCGGCAGGGATCACGTGCGCGCCTTCGCCGGCGGCAAACCCTCCGCCGCCTTCGGCGATCGCTACGCCCGCTTCGACGGCGGGATGCGCATGGCGCGGCTGCCGCGGGCGCCCTTCTCCTTCGTCGACGAGATCCGGGCCACCGCCGGCAGGCGCTGGGAGCTGAAGGCCGGCGCCGCTGCAGAAGGGCGCTTCGCCGTCGTTCCCGACGCCTGGTATTTCGGCGCCGGCCGCTCCGGCGAGATGCCCTACGCCGTGCTCCTCGAGGTGGCGCTCCAGCCCTGCGGCTGGCTCGCCGCCTACCTGGGCGCTGCGCTGAAGAGCGAAAACGAGCTCTTCTTCCGCAACCTCGAGGGCAGCGCCACGCAGCACCGCCCCGTGCTTCCCGACGAAGGGGAGCTCGTCACCACCTGCACCCTCGACTCGGTCTCCGAGGCAGGCGGGATGATCCTGCTCCAATACCGCTTCGCCACCGTGGGCGAGCGGGGCCCGGTGATCGAGGGCACCACCCGCTTCGGCTTCTTCCCCGAGCGCTCGCTGGAGAAGCAGGCGGGGCTCGGCGTCGACGGCGCCTCCCTCGAGCGGCCCACCGCCGCACCGGTGGAGCTGCCACGCGAGGCGCCGCTCCAGCCCCACGAGGCAGGCGTCACCGGCGATCCCGATCAGCTCCGGACCAGCTGGCCCGCCCCTGCCCTCGGCCTGCCCGCAGGCGCCTGGCAGATGCTCGACCGCGTGGCGCTGCAGCACGAGGGCGGCCCCGACGGCCTCGGCCTCGCCGCGGGCCTGCTCGACGTCGATCCGCAGGCCTGGTTCTTCCACGCCCACTTCTTCCAGGATCCGGTGATGCCCGGCTCGCTCGGCGTCGAGGCCTTCCTCCAGCTCCTGCAGCGCTGGCTCCTCGGCCGCTTCCCGGAGAAGGCGGCGACCCACCGCGTCGCCTCCGCCAACGGCGCGCCCCACCGCTGGATCTACCGGGGCCAGGTCCGCCCGAAGGATCGGACGGTCGAGGTGATCGTCCACCCGACCGCCATCACCCAGGGTGAAACACCGACGGTGAAGGCAGACGGCTGGCTCCTCTGCGACGGACAGGTGATCTACTCCATGCGCGACTTCAGCCTGCAGCTCGTGCCCAAGGATGCCCGCTGA
- a CDS encoding fatty acid CoA ligase family protein: protein MIREAAPQQPGCNIASHLPAMARLQPHRRAVVAPAGRDAQGRVTWSHLTFAQLDQRSDAIARGLRRVGVARGTRTVLLVKPSLDFFALTFALFKLGAVIVLIDPGIGRKALVRCLDEVEPEAFVGIPAAHVARLLFRKPFRKVHTLVTVGRKLWGGHTLEDLVDPGPFEMAPTTPDEVAAILFTSGSTGIPKGAVYTHGIFDAQVRLIRALYGIEPGEIDLPTFPLFALFDPALGMTAILPDMDARFPARADPARLLEAITDHGVTNMFGSPALLDNLSRHCVARGLRLPTLRRVLSAGAPVRSDVLARTAALLDAPAQVFTPFGATESLPVCSIGSEEVLRETAAGTAAGKGICVGRPAPEMLVRIIHTSDEAIERWSDELLVPRGTVGEITVRGPVVTPGYFARPEQTRLAKIDDGGQVVHRMGDLGWEDEEGRIWMCGRKSHRVETAAGTLYPVMVEEVLNQHPAVLRTALVGVGPKGAQQPVLLVEPEAHASTACLVDELRTLAAGNAATAGIEDLRLHEKPFPVDVRHNAKIEREKLARAAAKRSAR from the coding sequence GTGATCCGGGAAGCAGCGCCGCAGCAGCCGGGCTGCAACATCGCCTCCCACCTGCCGGCGATGGCCAGGCTCCAGCCCCACCGCCGCGCGGTGGTGGCGCCTGCAGGCAGGGACGCGCAGGGCCGGGTCACCTGGTCCCACCTCACCTTCGCCCAGCTCGACCAGCGCTCCGACGCCATCGCCAGGGGCCTGCGCCGCGTAGGCGTCGCGCGCGGCACCCGCACCGTGCTGCTGGTGAAGCCCTCCCTCGACTTCTTCGCCCTCACCTTCGCCCTCTTCAAGCTCGGCGCGGTGATCGTGCTCATCGATCCGGGCATCGGCCGCAAGGCGCTGGTGCGCTGCCTCGACGAGGTGGAGCCGGAGGCCTTCGTCGGCATCCCCGCCGCCCACGTGGCGCGGCTCCTCTTCCGCAAGCCCTTCCGCAAGGTCCACACCCTGGTGACCGTGGGCCGGAAGCTGTGGGGTGGCCACACCCTCGAAGATCTCGTCGATCCGGGCCCCTTCGAGATGGCGCCGACGACGCCCGATGAGGTGGCGGCGATCCTCTTCACCTCCGGCAGCACCGGGATCCCCAAGGGCGCGGTCTACACCCACGGGATCTTCGACGCGCAGGTCCGCCTCATCCGCGCGCTCTACGGCATCGAGCCCGGCGAGATCGATCTGCCTACGTTTCCGCTCTTCGCCCTCTTCGATCCGGCGCTGGGGATGACGGCGATCCTGCCCGACATGGACGCGCGCTTCCCGGCCCGCGCCGATCCGGCCAGGCTCCTCGAGGCCATCACCGATCACGGCGTGACCAATATGTTCGGCTCGCCGGCGCTCCTCGACAATCTCTCCCGGCACTGCGTCGCCAGGGGGCTCCGCCTGCCCACCCTGCGCCGCGTCCTCTCCGCCGGCGCGCCGGTGCGCAGCGACGTGCTCGCGCGGACCGCCGCGCTCCTCGATGCGCCGGCGCAGGTCTTCACCCCATTCGGCGCCACCGAATCGCTGCCGGTCTGCAGCATCGGCAGCGAAGAGGTGCTCCGCGAGACCGCCGCGGGCACCGCAGCGGGGAAGGGGATCTGCGTGGGCCGCCCTGCGCCGGAGATGCTGGTGCGGATCATCCACACCAGCGACGAGGCGATCGAGCGCTGGTCCGACGAGCTGCTCGTGCCCCGCGGCACCGTGGGCGAGATCACCGTGCGCGGCCCCGTGGTCACACCCGGCTATTTCGCCAGGCCCGAGCAGACGCGGCTCGCCAAGATCGACGACGGCGGCCAGGTGGTCCATCGCATGGGCGATCTCGGCTGGGAGGACGAGGAGGGCCGGATCTGGATGTGCGGCCGCAAATCGCATCGGGTCGAGACGGCGGCAGGTACGCTCTACCCGGTGATGGTGGAAGAGGTGCTCAACCAGCACCCGGCCGTGCTCCGCACCGCGCTGGTCGGCGTGGGGCCGAAGGGTGCGCAGCAGCCGGTGCTGCTGGTGGAGCCCGAAGCCCACGCCTCCACCGCCTGCCTCGTCGACGAGCTGCGCACGCTGGCCGCCGGCAACGCGGCCACGGCGGGCATCGAGGATCTCCGGCTCCACGAGAAACCCTTCCCCGTCGACGTCCGCCACAACGCGAAGATCGAGCGGGAGAAGCTCGCCCGCGCCGCGGCGAAGCGGAGCGCGCGGTGA